One window of the Macrobrachium nipponense isolate FS-2020 chromosome 22, ASM1510439v2, whole genome shotgun sequence genome contains the following:
- the LOC135198606 gene encoding uncharacterized protein LOC135198606 yields the protein MLQSSMFSGQRNAALETQERVTWVAPDDAESSDIDMSPLDIDSDDDDPTYVPDEGLTQDGAFDLPNSRDRKVNVVSQAMPMEEEPEPNPKRSHADEWKKENIDIHALPDYIHQKPGARNSLGTRDFALPRRGQQVVLQNIETRQNATALHMPKRVTMRQTCKFCSGAGHSSRWMCEDCKVALCLTEERNCFALFHKISK from the exons atg ttacaaAGCAGTATGTTTTCTGGGCAACGCAATGCTGCATTGGAGACTCAGGAACGTGTAACATGGGTAGCCCCTGACGACGCTGAATCAAGTGATATCGACATGAGCCCTTTggacattgacagtgatgatgacgaccctacctacgttcctgacgaaggccttactCAGGACGGTGCCTTTGACCTTCCTAACTCTAGAG atcgcaaggtcaatgttgtctctcaagcgatgcctatggaagaggaacctgagcctaaccctaagaggtctcatgctgatgaatggaagaaggaaaacatTGATATCCATGCCCTGCCCGACTAcattcatcagaagcctggtgccAGGAATTCTCTTGGCACTAGAGATTTTGCTTTGCCAAGAAGGGGCCAACAGGTAGTTTTGCAAAATATTGAGACACGCCAGAATGCCACTGCCCTACACATGCCAAAGCGTGTCACCATGAGGCAGACCTGCAAgttctgttctggtgcaggccacagttcccgctggatgtgtgaggattgcaaggttgccctttgccttactgaagaaagaaattgttttgctttgttccataagatttctaagtaa